The Cydia splendana chromosome 8, ilCydSple1.2, whole genome shotgun sequence genome contains a region encoding:
- the LOC134792960 gene encoding RNA polymerase I-specific transcription initiation factor RRN3: MAVAAQKSIASLMRKTLDRQEATARINFRFKERQVEKIILRVVKDRNSVPYNELIKVLREYPLNDDNYKILIEDCLTCVMLLGREFKQFLALVCKVDWSGRSEECVELFGRFILNLVTAHTYHCPMVLANLVTQFKANGDNWDEHPPAESIKLWSNIHSLIAQIVATMPMTSDLLMQIVIEQFPYYKAGCFPNRAYIHNLIWMTKYLPSLREHIMTAIVIRMVEMDSNIVDRAKNKQPELMFEMETDEKDELAPTLDYCMLEMLRWLEDERDPVLFTICNVFERIVLPTHGIKHVQFLLLYATSISQACADRVLERLWAAAAGLQGGGAGAGAPATRRTAAAHLAGLLARAVRVPNTRLIHYLRNMSEWCHSYITATQETTSNDNTKVHGAFHAICHSIFYLVAFKHHHLFASKENVNFVESLNLPRLVTCSLNPLRTCPPQVTRGFASVTRSHQVVYCQAIIEKNSRVTLQASNVQEYDDWFPYDPYMLPVSGKMIWPLCVEYKDWGRDNEDETQYSGMKRKLEEDDDFLMTASPSQKLASSLSNCVSPGFRTSESVM, translated from the exons ATGGCTGTCGCAGCTCAGAAGAGCATTGCATCGCTGATGCGCAAGACGCTAGACCGGCAGGAGGCCACGGCACGCATCAACTTTAGATTCAAGGAGCGACAAGTCGAGAAGATTATCCTACGTGTAGTTAAAGATAGAAACTCTGTCCCTTACAATGAGCTAATCAAAGTGCTTAGAGAATATCCTCTAAATGACGATAACTATAAGATCTTAATAGAGGATTGCTTGACGTGCGTGATGTTATTAGGACGCGAGTTTAAGCAGTTTTTAGCACTTGTGTGTAAGGTGGACTGGTCGGGGCGTAGTGAGGAGTGTGTGGAGCtgtttggccgtttcatacttAACCTGGTGACGGCACACACCTACCACTGCCCTATGGTGCTAGCTAATTTAGTAACACAATTTAAAG CTAATGGTGACAATTGGGACGAGCATCCGCCAGCTGAGAGTATAAAATTGTGGTCCAACATACACTCCCTTATTGCACAAATAGTTGCAACAATGCCTAT gaccAGTGATCTGCTAATGCAGATAGTGATAGAACAGTTTCCATACTACAAAGCTGGGTGTTTCCCTAATAGGGCATATATACACAATCTGATCTGGATGACCAAGTACCTTCCATCTCTTAGGGAACATATCATGACAGCTATAGTTATTAG AATGGTAGAAATGGATTCAAACATAGTAGACCGAGCGAAGAACAAGCAGCCGGAGTTGATGTTCGAAATGGAGACGGACGAGAAGGACGAGCTAGCTCCAACACTGGATTACTGCATGCTGGAGATGCTGCGATGGCTGGAGGATGAGCGGGATCCGGTACTGTTCACTATTTGCAACGTGTTTGAGAGGATTGTGCTGCCTACACATGgaatcaa ACACGTCCAGTTCCTCCTGCTGTACGCGACGTCGATCAGCCAGGCGTGCGCGGACCGCGTGCTGGAGCGGCTgtgggcggcggcggcggggctgCAGGGCGGCGGCGCAGGCGCGGGCGCGCCGGCCACGCGCCGCACGGCCGCCGCGCACCTCGCGGGGCTGCTGGCGCGTGCTGTACGCGTGCCCAACACCAG ACTGATCCACTACTTAAGAAACATGTCGGAATGGTGCCACTCGTACATAACGGCGACGCAAGAAACTACCTCCAACGACAACACGAAAGTTCACGGCGCCTTCCACGCGATATGCCACTCGATATTCTACCTTGTGGCCTTTAAACACCACCATCTGTTCGCTAGCAAAGAGA ATGTAAACTTCGTAGAATCCCTAAACCTGCCTCGCCTGGTAACCTGCTCCCTGAACCCCCTCCGCACCTGTCCCCCACAAGTGACCCGCGGCTTCGCGTCGGTCACCAGGTCTCACCAGGTCGTCTACTGCCAAGCTATTATTGAGAAGAACAGTCGAGTGACGCTGCAAGCTTCCAATGTCCAGGAGTATGATGATTGGTTCCCGTACGACCCTTATATGTTGCCTGT GTCCGGTAAAATGATCTGGCCACTCTGCGTCGAATACAAAGATTGGGGCAGAGACAACGAAGACGAAACTCAATACTCTGGCATGAAACGGAAGCTAGAAGAGGATGACGACTTCCTTATGACTGCCAGTCCTTCGCAGAAACTAGCTAGCTCGCTTTCCAACTGCGTTTCACCTGGATTTAGGACGAGTGAGAGTGTCATGTAA